Proteins encoded in a region of the Chryseobacterium piperi genome:
- a CDS encoding YifB family Mg chelatase-like AAA ATPase — protein sequence MLIKIYGSAIHGVAAQTITIEVNIDTGGVGYHLVGLPDNAIKESSYRISAALKNGGYKIPGKKITINMAPADLRKEGSAYDLSIAIGILAASDQILAENIHDYIIMGELSLDGSLQAIKGVLPIAIQAREEGFKGIILPKQNTREAAIVEGLEVYGAENIKEVIDFFNEGKAIPKVVLDIKKEFQEKINHFPFDFSEVKGQETAKRAMEVAAAGGHNIILIGPPGSGKTMLAKRVPSILPPLTLKEALETTKIHSVAGKMGSETSLMTVRPFRSPHHTISDVALVGGGSYPQPGEISLAHNGVLFLDEMPEFKRTVLEVMRQPLEDREVTISRAKFTVIYPSSFMLVASMNPSPSGYFPDDPNNTSSTLEMQRYMNKLSGPLLDRIDIHIEIQKVEFEQLAEKRKGEKSEEIRKRVLKAREMQEERYKNLDISYNAQMGVRQIEQFCELDEVSFALIKLAMDKLNLSARAYDRILKVARTIADLEQSEKVLSHHISEAIQYRSLDREFWNV from the coding sequence ATGCTGATCAAAATTTATGGAAGTGCAATTCATGGAGTTGCAGCTCAGACTATTACTATTGAAGTAAATATAGATACGGGAGGTGTCGGTTATCATTTGGTAGGGCTCCCGGATAATGCTATTAAAGAAAGCAGTTACCGAATCTCAGCCGCACTAAAAAATGGAGGCTATAAAATTCCCGGAAAAAAGATTACCATTAATATGGCTCCGGCTGATCTTCGAAAAGAAGGCTCGGCTTATGATTTAAGTATAGCCATAGGTATTTTAGCTGCTTCAGATCAAATTCTTGCAGAGAATATCCATGATTATATCATTATGGGAGAGCTTTCATTAGACGGAAGTCTTCAGGCTATAAAAGGAGTATTGCCCATTGCGATTCAGGCTAGGGAAGAAGGATTTAAAGGAATAATTCTTCCCAAACAAAACACCAGAGAAGCAGCCATTGTAGAAGGTCTTGAAGTGTATGGGGCTGAAAATATTAAAGAAGTGATAGACTTTTTTAATGAAGGAAAAGCCATTCCAAAAGTAGTATTGGATATTAAAAAAGAATTTCAGGAGAAGATCAATCACTTTCCATTTGATTTTTCTGAAGTAAAAGGACAGGAAACTGCAAAGAGAGCCATGGAGGTTGCTGCTGCAGGTGGGCATAATATTATTTTAATAGGTCCTCCGGGAAGTGGGAAAACGATGCTGGCAAAAAGGGTTCCGAGTATTCTGCCTCCCTTAACTTTAAAAGAAGCTTTAGAAACTACCAAAATACATTCTGTTGCCGGAAAGATGGGCTCGGAAACTTCATTAATGACCGTGCGTCCCTTCAGATCTCCACATCATACGATATCCGATGTAGCTTTAGTAGGTGGTGGAAGTTATCCGCAACCCGGAGAAATTTCCTTAGCCCACAATGGTGTTTTGTTTCTTGATGAAATGCCTGAATTCAAAAGAACAGTACTTGAAGTTATGAGGCAGCCTTTAGAAGACCGTGAAGTCACAATTTCCAGAGCTAAATTTACAGTCATTTATCCGTCCAGCTTTATGCTGGTTGCTTCGATGAATCCCAGCCCAAGTGGTTATTTCCCTGATGATCCTAACAATACTTCTTCTACTTTGGAAATGCAAAGGTATATGAATAAGCTTTCGGGTCCTCTTTTAGATCGCATTGATATTCATATTGAAATTCAAAAAGTTGAGTTTGAGCAATTGGCAGAGAAAAGAAAAGGTGAAAAAAGTGAAGAGATTAGAAAAAGAGTGCTCAAAGCCAGGGAGATGCAGGAGGAGCGATATAAAAATTTAGATATCAGCTATAATGCTCAAATGGGAGTAAGGCAAATAGAGCAGTTTTGTGAATTAGATGAAGTTTCATTTGCTCTTATAAAATTAGCGATGGATAAGCTTAATCTTTCTGCAAGAGCTTATGACAGAATCTTAAAAGTGGCCAGAACTATTGCTGATTTAGAACAATCTGAAAAAGTACTATCGCATCATATTTCCGAAGCAATACAATACAGAAGTTTGGATAGGGAGTTTTGGAATGTTTGA
- a CDS encoding EamA family transporter: MARYIIIVILGALSYGGLTSFAKVAYGQGYNASEITFAQTFLGSVVLWGIVVGRSVRKKTIQSVESIKLLLAGTSMGVATYSYYLSIEYIPASLAIVLLMQMTWMSVLAEWAVFKKKPSVVEILASAFIVIGSLLAANFLKIKESNFSVVGIALGLLSALLYTLYILFTSKLGKSTPVFEKSALMTTGSAFIIFAMNYKALSTSINFNFGLIQWGIFLAIFGTIIPPICFTVGMPKIGAGLSSTLLTLELPAAIFSAHVILGEKIYLIQIIGILMMIGAIVCINFLKKK, from the coding sequence ATGGCTAGGTATATAATTATTGTAATATTGGGAGCGTTAAGCTATGGGGGATTAACCTCATTTGCAAAAGTTGCTTATGGGCAAGGGTATAACGCTTCAGAAATTACATTTGCACAAACATTTTTAGGTTCGGTGGTTTTGTGGGGTATTGTAGTAGGTAGATCAGTTCGAAAAAAGACAATACAATCAGTGGAAAGTATAAAGCTATTGTTAGCAGGGACGTCTATGGGTGTAGCGACGTATAGCTACTACCTTTCTATTGAGTATATTCCGGCATCTTTAGCCATTGTTTTATTAATGCAAATGACCTGGATGAGTGTTTTGGCAGAGTGGGCGGTTTTTAAGAAAAAGCCGTCTGTTGTGGAGATTTTGGCGTCTGCTTTTATTGTAATAGGTTCTCTTTTGGCGGCTAATTTCCTGAAAATAAAAGAGAGCAACTTTTCTGTTGTTGGGATAGCACTAGGCTTATTGTCTGCATTGTTATATACCTTGTATATATTATTTACTAGTAAGCTTGGAAAAAGCACGCCGGTATTCGAAAAAAGTGCTTTAATGACTACGGGATCAGCCTTTATCATATTTGCGATGAACTATAAAGCCCTTTCTACAAGCATCAATTTTAATTTCGGATTAATACAATGGGGTATTTTTTTAGCCATTTTCGGAACAATAATACCTCCGATTTGCTTTACGGTAGGAATGCCAAAAATAGGAGCAGGGCTAAGCTCAACGTTGTTAACCTTAGAACTGCCTGCTGCTATTTTTTCTGCCCATGTTATTCTGGGTGAAAAAATCTATTTAATACAAATTATAGGTATTCTGATGATGATTGGGGCTATTGTTTGTATCAATTTCCTAAAAAAGAAGTGA
- a CDS encoding Lrp/AsnC family transcriptional regulator has translation MSKTSVYDKIKKFENEGYIKEYVAIIDQKKVGLHFTVMVNVSLNSQRIEYVNEFLERISDLDEVMEAYVTSGLFDIIFKVVVRDPEAFNDFVMNKISTIPHISKIQSSFVMRYIKQTSALPF, from the coding sequence ATGTCAAAAACATCAGTATATGACAAAATTAAAAAATTTGAAAATGAGGGCTATATTAAAGAATATGTTGCCATTATTGATCAAAAAAAAGTAGGCCTCCATTTTACCGTAATGGTTAATGTATCCCTTAATAGTCAACGTATAGAATATGTCAATGAGTTTTTAGAACGAATATCAGATCTGGATGAGGTAATGGAAGCTTATGTAACAAGTGGCCTGTTTGATATCATTTTTAAAGTAGTGGTTAGAGATCCTGAAGCTTTTAATGATTTTGTCATGAATAAAATTTCAACAATTCCTCACATCAGTAAAATCCAGAGTTCTTTTGTAATGAGGTACATCAAACAAACGTCAGCCCTACCCTTTTAA
- a CDS encoding T9SS type A sorting domain-containing protein — translation MKTKLIFLTLSLLLGILTINAQCTFTPSITSPRLGVQFPDKVVFCNTETEVLSTQTYGSYQWYKQQWSSQSPNPNPWVAIAGATSQNLTIDGGSDMLYYFKVEATLNDCTAQSSPILADGFAYGLPAMMTTLTPGTYENIGPGEYNVCNGATVQFDDVFPDLYGVHTWYKCTPSNIPPVSGDPCIVQGASGDTYLAMQSGEYGFYACTAYCPDECKFLGLGSFVKLNFGNWSFCNLGTGETGPKKGNNLKVYPNPAAQMIFIGRESDKVYKEVSVTDASGRVVFQKNNHTYNQPIDISSLTPGNYIIISKSNDGKIYHNKFIKK, via the coding sequence ATGAAAACAAAACTAATTTTTTTAACATTGTCATTACTGCTTGGTATATTGACTATCAATGCGCAGTGTACATTTACTCCAAGCATTACCAGTCCGAGGCTAGGTGTACAATTTCCGGACAAGGTTGTATTCTGTAATACAGAAACGGAAGTACTTTCAACACAAACTTATGGAAGCTACCAGTGGTATAAACAGCAGTGGAGCTCTCAATCTCCCAACCCTAATCCCTGGGTAGCAATTGCAGGAGCGACCTCTCAAAATCTGACAATTGACGGTGGGAGTGATATGCTTTATTACTTTAAAGTAGAGGCTACTCTTAATGATTGTACGGCACAGAGCTCACCCATTCTTGCTGATGGATTTGCTTACGGACTTCCGGCTATGATGACAACCCTTACACCAGGAACTTATGAGAATATAGGTCCTGGGGAATATAATGTTTGTAATGGAGCTACAGTACAATTTGATGATGTATTCCCCGACTTATATGGAGTTCATACATGGTATAAATGTACACCGAGTAATATACCTCCGGTTTCGGGAGACCCTTGTATTGTTCAGGGAGCATCGGGAGATACTTATTTGGCAATGCAATCCGGAGAATATGGATTCTATGCCTGTACAGCATACTGTCCTGATGAATGTAAATTTCTAGGACTCGGTTCATTTGTAAAACTAAATTTTGGAAACTGGAGTTTTTGCAATCTGGGAACGGGAGAAACTGGTCCGAAAAAAGGAAATAATCTTAAGGTATATCCTAACCCGGCTGCACAAATGATATTTATTGGAAGAGAATCAGATAAGGTGTATAAAGAGGTTTCTGTTACAGATGCTTCGGGAAGAGTTGTTTTCCAAAAAAATAACCATACCTATAACCAGCCTATTGATATAAGTAGCCTGACACCTGGAAATTATATCATTATTTCTAAAAGTAATGATGGCAAAATCTATCATAATAAATTCATTAAAAAGTAG
- a CDS encoding TetR/AcrR family transcriptional regulator, producing the protein MSKKDIKDHILVEAMEILKNEGSSGVTMRKVASSCNISLSNLQYHYTNKTILLQALSAKFFAHCSENLLNEWEVISAEKDLSTEQFIRKLVEFLIGDDEIGIDYYLYREIWALSLRDPELSIAVKDFYSNYARLIAELIGQVKQSSTEEIASLLVPFMEGYSIVRKAMPSDAKQMTETLVRIIVAL; encoded by the coding sequence GTAAAAAAGACATCAAAGACCATATTCTTGTAGAAGCTATGGAAATATTAAAAAATGAAGGCAGCAGTGGAGTTACCATGCGAAAAGTTGCCTCTTCTTGTAATATTTCCCTCAGCAATCTTCAATACCATTATACCAATAAAACAATTTTATTGCAAGCACTTAGTGCTAAGTTTTTTGCGCACTGTAGTGAAAATCTTTTGAATGAATGGGAAGTAATATCTGCCGAAAAGGACCTTTCAACAGAACAATTCATAAGAAAATTAGTAGAATTTCTTATAGGAGATGATGAGATTGGAATAGATTACTACTTATATCGAGAAATATGGGCATTATCTCTCAGAGATCCTGAACTCTCTATCGCGGTGAAAGATTTCTATAGCAATTATGCAAGACTAATTGCAGAATTGATCGGACAAGTAAAACAATCATCTACGGAAGAAATTGCCAGCCTCCTGGTTCCTTTCATGGAGGGATACTCTATTGTCAGGAAAGCAATGCCTTCAGATGCTAAGCAAATGACAGAAACATTGGTAAGGATTATCGTTGCTCTTTAG